From a region of the Bradyrhizobium diazoefficiens genome:
- a CDS encoding ABC transporter substrate-binding protein has protein sequence MPITTTRRRLLAGSVATLALPAFARAQGAVKPRLTVISQWSAGSDGAAITALGKKFEEKGGVWQHSPVPGFTTEMMNKLRAQIMAGDPPACSQLKGPEIAAWSKIAPTVNLDALVAAAGYEKVVAPDLARLHKPGGKWISLPLQIYSTNMLFLSKRAMDKAKADKIPVTWADFNGLAEKMKAGGVAYPVANGGTRPDDGQKFEASLAGISPTAYRAAIMNLDKKALEGPEIKAAFAQVRKISDWMDPNVGAQHFSTNLKRFIDGDMGMMIMGGWAQGVLRNAGFKFEEFIIAPGPSDNSKPVFLLNADAFIFWQRKEPDLQAGQTLMAQLVMDPAIQTMYSQITGSIPVRTDVDLSGNGWSDGQRRTGAALKEAIASNQAVLSLAHNMAQENGMTAAMIDVITEYVKNKTIKPEQAAIRLAEAVEGAR, from the coding sequence ATGCCGATCACAACAACAAGGCGTCGTCTGCTCGCTGGATCCGTTGCCACGCTCGCATTGCCGGCATTTGCCCGCGCGCAAGGCGCGGTCAAGCCGCGCCTGACCGTGATCTCGCAATGGTCCGCAGGCAGCGATGGAGCGGCCATCACGGCGCTTGGCAAGAAGTTCGAGGAGAAAGGCGGTGTTTGGCAGCATTCGCCCGTGCCCGGATTTACCACCGAGATGATGAACAAGCTACGGGCTCAGATCATGGCCGGCGATCCGCCGGCCTGTTCGCAACTCAAGGGACCCGAGATTGCAGCCTGGTCGAAGATTGCTCCGACCGTCAATCTCGACGCCCTTGTCGCTGCCGCCGGCTACGAGAAAGTTGTCGCTCCAGATCTTGCACGATTGCACAAGCCCGGGGGCAAGTGGATTTCGCTGCCGTTGCAGATCTACAGCACCAACATGCTGTTTCTCTCCAAACGCGCGATGGACAAGGCCAAGGCCGACAAGATCCCGGTCACATGGGCCGACTTCAACGGCCTTGCCGAAAAGATGAAAGCCGGCGGAGTGGCCTATCCCGTCGCCAACGGCGGTACCCGCCCGGACGACGGACAAAAATTCGAGGCCTCTCTGGCGGGCATCAGTCCCACCGCGTACCGCGCCGCCATCATGAATCTCGACAAGAAGGCTCTGGAGGGTCCGGAGATCAAGGCGGCCTTCGCACAGGTGCGCAAGATCTCCGACTGGATGGACCCCAACGTCGGCGCCCAGCACTTTTCGACCAACCTGAAGCGCTTCATCGACGGCGACATGGGCATGATGATCATGGGCGGGTGGGCGCAAGGCGTATTGCGCAACGCCGGCTTCAAGTTCGAAGAGTTCATCATCGCTCCGGGCCCGAGCGACAATTCCAAGCCTGTCTTCCTGTTGAATGCCGACGCCTTCATATTCTGGCAGCGCAAGGAGCCCGACCTGCAAGCCGGCCAGACGCTGATGGCCCAGCTCGTCATGGATCCGGCGATCCAGACCATGTATTCGCAGATTACGGGATCGATACCCGTGCGGACCGATGTCGATCTTTCCGGTAACGGGTGGTCGGACGGTCAACGGCGGACCGGGGCGGCCCTCAAGGAGGCTATTGCCAGCAATCAGGCGGTCTTGAGCCTTGCGCACAATATGGCGCAGGAAAACGGTATGACCGCGGCGATGATCGACGTGATCACCGAGTATGTGAAGAACAAGACGATCAAGCCGGAGCAAGCGGCGATCCGACTTGCCGAGGCTGTCGAGGGTGCGCGTTGA
- a CDS encoding sugar ABC transporter permease, producing MIWVPLLLSAAHLVSFSLWTIWISFTPSTLIPVSGWVGLRNYTAVAASRNWQIAFDNLLLFGCAFVLLSVVTGLILAILLDQRIRGENLLRSVFLYPLAVSFVVTGTVWSWLLNPGLGIQKLVHDLGWTSFKFDWLIDRDMAIWTIVIAAIWQSSGFAMALFLAGLRSVDADIVKAAQIDGAGPVRIYRRIILPTLWPITITVVVVQLQFAISAFDLVRALTNGGPGIATQLPALVVYDLMFQRSLLGRGAAAAVLMLLILLAVLLPYAAWRYVQQRRAVHA from the coding sequence ATGATCTGGGTGCCGCTGCTGCTGTCCGCCGCGCACCTCGTGTCGTTCTCGCTCTGGACGATCTGGATCTCGTTCACGCCATCCACCCTGATCCCGGTTTCGGGTTGGGTGGGTTTGCGCAACTATACGGCGGTCGCGGCATCGCGGAACTGGCAGATCGCCTTCGACAATCTGTTGCTGTTTGGCTGCGCGTTCGTGCTGCTGAGTGTGGTGACCGGTCTCATCCTTGCGATCCTGCTCGACCAGCGCATTCGCGGGGAGAACCTGCTGCGATCCGTCTTCCTCTACCCTCTTGCGGTGTCGTTCGTGGTCACCGGCACGGTCTGGAGCTGGCTGCTCAATCCGGGCCTTGGAATCCAGAAGCTCGTCCACGACCTCGGCTGGACCTCCTTCAAGTTCGACTGGCTGATCGACCGCGACATGGCAATCTGGACCATCGTCATTGCGGCAATCTGGCAATCCTCCGGCTTCGCCATGGCGCTGTTCCTCGCCGGCCTTCGGTCCGTCGACGCCGACATCGTCAAGGCCGCGCAGATCGACGGCGCTGGGCCAGTCCGAATCTACCGGCGCATCATCCTGCCGACGCTTTGGCCGATCACCATCACCGTCGTCGTCGTCCAGTTGCAGTTCGCGATTTCGGCTTTCGACCTCGTGCGTGCGCTCACCAACGGCGGGCCGGGAATCGCGACCCAGCTGCCGGCTCTTGTCGTCTACGACCTGATGTTCCAGCGCAGCCTGCTGGGCCGGGGCGCGGCGGCGGCAGTCCTCATGCTGCTCATACTCCTTGCGGTCCTGCTGCCGTATGCAGCGTGGCGTTATGTTCAGCAACGGCGGGCAGTCCATGCGTGA
- a CDS encoding carbohydrate ABC transporter permease, which yields MRDRTFAPSRVLIYLIVLLIAAAWLAPLVVVVLNSLRTNEEIAQASMIGWPKQWAWSNYVTAWSGFCVAETCAGIRPYMLNSALVTIPATIFSTMLGAVAGYAVSLWRFRGDNWIYGIVTLGLFLPQQMRLLPWTIVLRDIGLINTLAGLVLIHTIQGLSFTTLFCRNYYVAIPHELIRAARIDGAGFFRIFWRIIMPLSPPILIVTVIWQFTHIWNEFLYGVTFTSGQQQPVTAALIALSAAVADIPQHGVQSAAVIIAALPTLLIYVLGGRYFVRGLTAGAVK from the coding sequence ATGCGTGACCGAACCTTCGCGCCAAGCCGGGTCTTGATCTACCTCATCGTCTTGCTGATCGCTGCAGCATGGCTCGCGCCATTGGTTGTTGTCGTGCTGAACTCGCTCCGCACCAACGAGGAGATCGCGCAGGCCTCGATGATCGGCTGGCCGAAACAATGGGCCTGGAGCAATTACGTCACCGCCTGGAGCGGCTTCTGCGTCGCCGAGACCTGCGCCGGCATCCGGCCGTACATGCTGAACTCCGCGCTCGTCACGATTCCTGCGACGATCTTCTCCACCATGCTCGGTGCCGTCGCCGGCTACGCCGTGTCGCTCTGGCGTTTTCGCGGCGATAACTGGATCTACGGCATCGTCACCCTTGGCCTCTTCCTTCCCCAGCAGATGCGCCTGCTTCCCTGGACCATCGTGCTGCGGGACATCGGTCTCATCAACACGCTGGCGGGCCTCGTGCTGATTCACACCATCCAGGGGCTCTCCTTCACCACGCTGTTCTGCCGAAACTACTATGTCGCCATTCCCCACGAACTGATCAGGGCCGCGCGCATCGATGGCGCCGGGTTCTTTCGTATCTTCTGGCGCATCATCATGCCGCTGTCGCCTCCCATCCTGATCGTCACCGTGATCTGGCAGTTCACGCATATCTGGAACGAGTTCCTTTACGGCGTGACGTTCACCAGCGGCCAACAGCAGCCCGTGACGGCCGCTCTCATCGCGCTGTCTGCTGCCGTCGCAGACATCCCGCAGCACGGCGTGCAGAGCGCCGCGGTGATCATCGCAGCGCTCCCCACTTTGTTGATCTATGTCCTCGGCGGCAGGTACTTCGTGCGAGGCCTCACCGCCGGAGCCGTGAAATGA
- a CDS encoding ABC transporter ATP-binding protein, whose translation MAALSIRTLSKRYANLEVLKGIDLDIESGEFTVLVGPSGCGKSTLLNIVAGLDHPSAGTVEIGGRVVNDIPPKDRDIAMVFQSYALYPSMTVRQNITFGMECRHVPKAEQDKAVANVAKLLQIEPLLGRRPSQLSGGQRQRVAMGRALVRDPLLFLFDEPLSNLDAKLRVEMRMEIKRLHQRIGATIVYVTHDQIEAMTMATRIAVMHRGVVQQFADPDTVYRYPANLFVARFMGSPPMNTMPARLEADGDGLVVVIGAGRPDEVRLRLQGYEAAAPYLGREVVFGIRPECIAEGDRAFSGAASAPVIVTAPVEMVEPTGAETIVLLRLGGEPAQARISPDVRPTPGSSAPFALDTRRICLFDPETERLIA comes from the coding sequence ATGGCAGCACTGAGCATTCGCACCCTGTCGAAGCGCTACGCCAATCTGGAGGTGCTGAAGGGCATCGATCTCGACATCGAGAGTGGCGAGTTCACGGTGCTGGTCGGGCCGTCCGGGTGCGGCAAGTCCACGCTGCTGAACATCGTTGCCGGGCTCGATCATCCGAGCGCAGGGACCGTCGAAATCGGCGGACGCGTGGTCAACGACATCCCGCCCAAGGATCGCGACATCGCCATGGTGTTCCAGTCCTATGCGCTCTATCCGTCGATGACGGTCCGCCAGAACATTACCTTCGGCATGGAATGCCGCCACGTGCCGAAGGCCGAGCAGGACAAGGCGGTCGCGAACGTGGCGAAGCTGCTCCAGATCGAGCCGCTGCTCGGCCGCAGACCCTCGCAATTGTCCGGCGGCCAGCGCCAGCGCGTGGCGATGGGGCGTGCGCTGGTGCGCGATCCCCTGCTCTTCCTGTTCGATGAGCCGCTCTCCAACCTCGATGCCAAGCTGCGCGTGGAGATGCGGATGGAGATCAAGCGCCTGCATCAGCGCATCGGCGCCACCATCGTCTATGTCACCCACGACCAGATCGAGGCCATGACGATGGCGACGCGGATCGCCGTGATGCATCGCGGCGTGGTGCAGCAGTTTGCCGATCCTGACACCGTGTATCGCTACCCCGCCAATCTGTTCGTGGCACGCTTCATGGGCTCGCCGCCGATGAATACGATGCCGGCGCGGCTCGAGGCGGATGGCGACGGGCTGGTCGTCGTGATCGGCGCCGGGCGGCCGGACGAGGTGCGTCTTCGTCTACAGGGATACGAGGCGGCGGCACCATATCTCGGCCGCGAGGTGGTGTTCGGGATCAGACCGGAATGCATCGCCGAGGGAGACCGCGCCTTCTCCGGCGCCGCGAGCGCGCCGGTTATCGTCACCGCGCCGGTCGAGATGGTCGAGCCCACCGGGGCCGAAACCATTGTGCTGCTCCGGCTTGGCGGCGAGCCGGCGCAGGCGCGCATCTCCCCGGACGTCCGCCCCACGCCCGGCAGCTCTGCCCCCTTTGCGCTCGACACCCGGCGCATCTGCCTGTTCGACCCCGAGACGGAGCGACTGATCGCATGA
- a CDS encoding SDR family oxidoreductase produces MTKTSYSSLADRVVLITGGASGIGAAFVRAFAAQRARVAFLDVDQTAGGTLVAEVAAACGTAPLFVPCDLLDIDALRGAMAEVQRSLGDAAVLVNNAANDQRQVLAEVTPAEFDWMTGVNFKHVFFAAQAVVPQMQARGGGSIINMSSIAWMRGAPALPVYAGAKAAIVGFTNSLARLVGPHRIRVNAIAPGMVITERQRRLWYPDEQVIADMRSRQAVPDAVTPEDIANMALFLASDESQRITSQCFRVDAGLA; encoded by the coding sequence ATGACTAAGACGAGCTATTCGAGCCTCGCGGACCGCGTGGTGCTGATCACCGGGGGCGCCAGCGGCATCGGTGCCGCCTTCGTGCGCGCCTTCGCCGCCCAGCGCGCCCGGGTCGCGTTCCTCGATGTCGATCAAACGGCCGGCGGGACGCTGGTTGCGGAGGTCGCGGCCGCATGTGGTACGGCTCCCCTGTTCGTGCCTTGCGACCTCCTGGACATCGATGCCTTGCGCGGCGCCATGGCAGAGGTACAGCGATCGCTCGGCGATGCCGCGGTGCTCGTCAACAACGCCGCCAACGACCAGCGCCAGGTGCTGGCGGAGGTGACGCCCGCCGAGTTCGACTGGATGACGGGCGTCAACTTCAAGCACGTCTTCTTTGCCGCGCAAGCGGTGGTGCCGCAGATGCAGGCCCGCGGCGGCGGCTCGATCATCAACATGTCGTCGATCGCGTGGATGCGCGGCGCGCCCGCGCTGCCGGTTTATGCCGGGGCGAAGGCCGCGATCGTCGGCTTCACCAATTCGCTGGCGCGCCTGGTCGGCCCCCACCGCATCCGCGTCAATGCGATCGCGCCGGGCATGGTGATCACCGAGCGCCAGCGCCGGCTGTGGTATCCGGACGAGCAGGTCATCGCCGACATGCGCTCGCGTCAAGCCGTTCCCGATGCGGTGACGCCCGAGGATATCGCCAACATGGCGCTGTTCCTCGCCTCCGATGAAAGCCAGCGCATCACCAGTCAGTGTTTTCGCGTTGATGCGGGCCTCGCCTAG
- the lpxB gene encoding lipid-A-disaccharide synthase: MMQSRDPKRKIFLIATEESGDRLGSALMKVLRQRLGGGVQFAGVGGRTMAREGLESLFPIEELSIVGFAAVVQQLPKILRLIRRTAEAVTETAPDALVIIDSPDFTHRVARRVRARDPAIPIVDYVSPQLWAWRPGRARTMLGYVDHVLGLLPFEPEEYRKLGGPPCSYVGHPLIEQLSSLRPNPEEQARRNGEPPVLLVLPGSRRSEVRHHLDVFGATLDRLQAEGRAFELMLPTMPHLEATIRDGIANWPVEPQIVIGENERRAAFRIARAALAKSGTVTLELALSGIPMVTAYRVGAIEAFILRRAIRVSSVILANLVIGKDVIPEFLQEECTPEKLAPALGNVLTDSPLRRQQVEAFARLDQVMSTGNKSPSVLAADIVLATMRRERRAS; the protein is encoded by the coding sequence GTGATGCAGTCGCGCGATCCCAAGCGCAAGATCTTCCTGATCGCCACCGAGGAATCCGGCGATCGGCTCGGCAGCGCCTTGATGAAGGTGCTGCGCCAGCGCCTTGGCGGCGGCGTGCAGTTCGCAGGCGTCGGCGGCCGCACCATGGCGCGCGAGGGACTCGAATCGCTGTTTCCGATCGAGGAACTGTCGATTGTCGGTTTCGCCGCGGTCGTGCAGCAACTGCCGAAGATCCTGCGGCTGATCCGCCGGACCGCGGAGGCTGTGACCGAGACTGCGCCGGACGCGCTCGTCATCATCGACAGCCCGGATTTCACCCACCGCGTCGCCCGCCGCGTCCGCGCGCGCGATCCGGCGATCCCGATCGTCGATTACGTCTCGCCGCAGCTCTGGGCGTGGCGGCCGGGACGGGCGCGGACCATGCTCGGCTATGTCGATCATGTGCTCGGCCTGTTGCCGTTCGAGCCGGAGGAATATCGCAAGCTTGGCGGGCCGCCCTGCAGCTATGTCGGCCATCCCCTGATCGAGCAATTGTCCTCGCTGCGGCCAAACCCGGAGGAGCAGGCACGCCGCAATGGCGAGCCGCCGGTGCTGCTGGTGCTGCCCGGCAGCCGTCGCAGCGAGGTCAGGCACCATCTCGATGTGTTTGGCGCGACGCTCGACCGCTTGCAGGCGGAAGGCCGCGCCTTCGAACTGATGCTGCCGACCATGCCGCATCTCGAAGCCACCATCCGCGACGGCATCGCAAACTGGCCGGTCGAGCCGCAGATCGTGATCGGCGAGAACGAGAGGCGTGCCGCGTTCCGCATCGCGCGAGCGGCGCTGGCCAAATCCGGCACGGTGACGCTGGAGCTCGCGCTGTCGGGTATTCCAATGGTGACGGCCTATCGCGTCGGCGCGATCGAGGCCTTCATCCTGCGCCGCGCGATCCGCGTCTCCTCGGTGATCCTTGCCAATCTCGTGATCGGCAAGGATGTCATTCCGGAGTTCCTCCAGGAGGAGTGCACGCCCGAAAAGCTGGCGCCCGCGCTCGGCAATGTGCTGACGGATTCGCCGCTGCGACGACAGCAGGTCGAGGCGTTTGCCCGGCTCGATCAGGTCATGTCGACTGGCAACAAGTCACCGAGCGTGCTCGCGGCCGACATCGTACTCGCAACGATGCGCAGGGAACGGCGGGCGAGCTAG
- the lpxI gene encoding UDP-2,3-diacylglucosamine diphosphatase LpxI (LpxI, functionally equivalent to LpxH, replaces it in LPS biosynthesis in a minority of bacteria.) — protein MTSAASELSSPVGVVAGGGAMPFAVADSLAARGITPVLFPLRGACDPARVEKFRHRWISVGQLGRAMRLFREEGCRDMIFIGTLVRPSLAEIRFDAKTLRLLGNVIRAFRGGDDHLLSGVGRILEQDGFRMVGIKDVAPDLLMPEGCISRAWPSDISKTDIARGLAVLTALGPFDIGQAAVVIDGHVVAVEDIEGTDALLARVARLREEGRIRAAAGRGVLVKAPKSGQDLRFDLPTIGPRTLEGVAAAGLAGIAVMAGNTIAAEPQTMIALADAKYLFVIGLPA, from the coding sequence ATGACATCGGCGGCTTCGGAGCTTTCATCGCCGGTCGGCGTCGTCGCCGGCGGCGGTGCGATGCCGTTCGCGGTCGCCGATTCGCTCGCCGCCCGTGGTATCACGCCGGTGCTGTTTCCGCTTCGGGGGGCCTGCGATCCGGCGCGGGTGGAGAAATTCCGCCACCGCTGGATCTCGGTCGGCCAGCTCGGCCGCGCGATGCGGCTGTTCCGCGAAGAGGGCTGCCGCGACATGATCTTCATCGGCACCCTGGTGCGGCCCTCGCTCGCGGAGATCCGGTTCGACGCCAAGACGCTGCGCCTGCTCGGCAATGTGATCCGCGCCTTTCGCGGCGGCGACGATCATCTCTTGTCCGGCGTCGGCCGCATCCTCGAGCAGGACGGCTTTCGCATGGTCGGCATCAAGGACGTCGCACCCGATCTCCTGATGCCCGAGGGCTGCATCAGTCGCGCCTGGCCCAGCGATATCAGCAAGACCGACATCGCGCGCGGCCTTGCGGTGCTGACCGCGCTCGGTCCGTTCGACATCGGCCAGGCCGCGGTCGTGATCGACGGCCATGTGGTCGCGGTCGAGGACATCGAGGGCACCGACGCGCTGCTGGCGCGCGTCGCGCGGCTGCGCGAGGAGGGGCGCATCCGCGCGGCCGCAGGCCGGGGCGTGCTGGTGAAGGCGCCGAAGAGCGGCCAGGATCTGCGCTTCGATCTGCCGACCATCGGGCCACGCACTCTCGAAGGTGTTGCTGCTGCCGGCCTTGCCGGCATCGCCGTCATGGCCGGCAACACCATCGCCGCCGAGCCGCAGACGATGATCGCGCTGGCCGACGCAAAATATCTCTTCGTCATCGGCCTGCCCGCGTGA
- the lpxA gene encoding acyl-ACP--UDP-N-acetylglucosamine O-acyltransferase, producing MSKIDPTARVADGAVIGEGTEIGPYCIIGPNVVIGANCKLIGHVTAIGHTSIGDGCVISPFAVLGGAPQDLSYKGEPTRLEIGSGCIIREGATMNVGTIKGGGLTRVGNDGYFMNNSHVGHDCMVGNNVIFATSATLGGHCEIGDAVYIGGLSAVHQFTRIGPYVMVGGVCGVRDDVIPYGLVNGQYAVLENLNLIGMKRRKFTRQRLATVRAFYQKLFHGPGTFAERLEAARPLAGEDPAIAEILDFIGKGKRPLCLPAIAK from the coding sequence ATGAGCAAGATTGATCCCACCGCACGGGTCGCGGACGGCGCCGTGATCGGCGAGGGTACCGAGATCGGGCCGTATTGCATCATCGGCCCGAACGTCGTGATCGGCGCGAACTGCAAGCTGATCGGGCATGTTACCGCCATCGGCCATACCTCGATCGGCGACGGCTGCGTGATCTCGCCGTTCGCCGTGCTGGGTGGTGCGCCCCAGGATCTCAGCTACAAGGGTGAGCCGACGCGGCTCGAAATCGGCTCGGGCTGCATCATCCGCGAAGGCGCGACGATGAACGTCGGCACCATCAAGGGCGGCGGGCTGACAAGGGTCGGCAACGACGGCTATTTCATGAACAACAGCCATGTCGGCCATGATTGCATGGTTGGCAACAATGTGATCTTCGCGACCTCGGCGACGCTCGGCGGCCACTGCGAGATCGGCGACGCCGTCTATATCGGCGGTCTCTCCGCGGTGCATCAGTTCACGCGCATCGGCCCTTACGTGATGGTCGGGGGGGTCTGCGGCGTGCGCGACGACGTCATCCCCTATGGGCTCGTCAACGGTCAATATGCGGTGCTCGAAAACCTCAACCTTATCGGCATGAAGCGGCGCAAGTTCACCAGGCAGCGGCTGGCGACGGTGCGCGCGTTCTACCAGAAGCTATTCCACGGGCCCGGCACCTTCGCCGAGCGGTTAGAGGCGGCCCGGCCGCTTGCGGGCGAAGATCCGGCGATCGCCGAAATCCTCGACTTCATCGGCAAGGGCAAGCGACCGCTCTGCCTTCCCGCCATCGCGAAGTGA
- the fabZ gene encoding 3-hydroxyacyl-ACP dehydratase FabZ yields MTEESPVRFELVDINAILQTLPHRFPMLLIDRVINIRADYSGIGIKNVTFNEPAFQGHFPERPVYPGVMMIEAMAQTAGVIGIKSVEGTEKPRAVYFLTIDKCKFRKPVLPGDTIEYHMRSLGRRKAMWWFHGDAKVNGQVVAEADVGAMLTD; encoded by the coding sequence ATGACGGAGGAATCACCTGTTAGGTTCGAGCTGGTGGATATCAATGCCATCCTCCAGACCCTGCCGCACCGCTTTCCGATGCTGCTGATCGACCGCGTGATCAACATCCGCGCCGACTACAGCGGCATCGGCATCAAGAACGTCACTTTCAACGAGCCGGCGTTCCAGGGGCATTTCCCGGAGCGCCCGGTCTATCCCGGCGTCATGATGATCGAGGCGATGGCGCAGACCGCGGGCGTGATCGGCATCAAGTCGGTCGAAGGCACCGAGAAGCCGCGGGCGGTCTATTTCCTCACCATCGACAAGTGCAAGTTCCGCAAGCCCGTGCTGCCCGGCGACACCATCGAGTATCACATGCGCTCGCTCGGCCGGCGCAAGGCGATGTGGTGGTTTCACGGCGACGCCAAGGTCAACGGACAGGTGGTCGCGGAAGCCGATGTCGGCGCCATGCTGACGGACTGA
- the lpxD gene encoding UDP-3-O-(3-hydroxymyristoyl)glucosamine N-acyltransferase codes for MAQPIFFTKPPASALADIATLTEAQLVDPDKGGHIITGLASLDEAGPMHLAFFDNLKYADELKATKAGACLVSPRFEAQVPAHVAVLRVAQPFRAFVRIAREWHGDALRPQSWVGNDGIAPSAVIDPSARLEDGVIVDPLAVIGPDVEIGSGTVVGVGAVIGPGVKIGRDCNVGARTAIQCALIGNNVLIHPGCSIGQDGYGFIFFGPEGHLKVPQTGRVLIQNDVEVGAGTTIDRGSLRDTVIGEGTKIDNQVQIGHNVTIGRHCLLAAQIGLAGSLSIGDNVALGAKVGINNHLKIGDGAQVTAMSGVKDDIPPGGRWGGFFAKPTKQWFKEIIAVERLVRDSKADPKDGGRE; via the coding sequence ATGGCGCAACCGATCTTCTTCACCAAGCCGCCTGCCTCAGCACTGGCTGACATTGCCACGCTGACCGAGGCGCAGCTGGTCGATCCCGATAAGGGCGGCCACATCATCACGGGTCTTGCTTCGCTCGACGAAGCGGGGCCGATGCATCTGGCGTTCTTCGACAACCTCAAATATGCCGATGAGCTCAAGGCGACCAAGGCCGGCGCTTGCCTGGTGAGCCCGCGCTTCGAGGCGCAGGTGCCAGCCCATGTGGCGGTGCTGCGGGTGGCACAGCCGTTCCGGGCCTTCGTCAGGATCGCCCGGGAATGGCATGGAGACGCGCTGAGACCGCAATCCTGGGTCGGCAATGACGGTATCGCGCCCTCGGCGGTCATCGATCCCTCGGCCCGGCTCGAGGACGGCGTGATTGTCGATCCCCTGGCGGTGATTGGCCCGGATGTGGAGATCGGCAGCGGCACGGTGGTCGGCGTCGGGGCGGTGATCGGTCCCGGGGTCAAGATCGGCCGGGACTGCAACGTCGGCGCGCGCACCGCAATCCAGTGCGCCCTGATCGGCAACAACGTGCTGATCCATCCGGGCTGCTCGATCGGCCAGGACGGCTACGGCTTCATCTTCTTTGGCCCCGAGGGCCATCTGAAGGTGCCGCAGACCGGACGCGTGCTGATCCAGAACGACGTCGAGGTCGGCGCCGGGACCACGATCGACCGCGGCAGCTTGCGCGACACCGTGATCGGCGAGGGCACGAAAATCGACAATCAGGTCCAGATCGGCCACAATGTGACCATCGGTCGGCACTGCCTGCTGGCGGCCCAGATCGGCCTCGCCGGCAGCCTGTCCATTGGCGACAACGTGGCACTCGGAGCGAAGGTTGGCATCAACAACCACCTCAAGATCGGCGACGGGGCGCAGGTGACCGCGATGAGCGGCGTCAAGGACGACATCCCGCCGGGCGGGCGCTGGGGTGGTTTTTTCGCCAAGCCGACCAAACAGTGGTTCAAGGAGATCATCGCGGTGGAACGCCTGGTACGCGACAGCAAGGCCGATCCGAAGGACGGGGGACGGGAATGA